GCCGTCGGCCGCGTCTCCGAGATGACTATCGCGGTCGCCGAGGAGTACGGCGCGGACCTGATCGTCGTCGGCGCGCACGGTCGGTCGCCGTTCGCGGAGTTCCTCATCGGCGACGTGGCCCGCGCGCTGGTCCGCCGGTCGCCCGTCCCGGTCACGACGGTCCGGGAGCGCGTCGGCGGGTGAACGGGCTCACGAGGGGATCCCGAACGGATCCCGATCGGATCCCCCACCGGGGAAGGACACGTCGCCGTCCGTCGACTCACTCGGGCAGGTCGTGGAGGAACGTCTGGAACTCCACCGTGCGGCCGTCCGGGTCGTCGGCGAAGAACTGGTAGATGTCGTAGCGCTCGTTCACGTGCGGCTCCTCGCGGGCGGCGTCGCCGACGCGGTCGTGCATCCGGTCGACGCCGTCGCGGTCCGGATAGACGAACGTGAGGATACCCTCTGTCTCGGTCGCGGCGTCCGCGTCGCCGCCGGCGTCGCAGAACCCGAACCGGAAGCCGCCGCGTTCGAGGATCGTACAGCCCGGCTGTTCGAGCCACACGTCCGCGTCGACGACCTCGCGGTACCAGTCGACGACGCGCTCGCGGTTCGCGGTCCGAACGAAGACGATGCCGTCGGGGGCGCCCATGACCGCCCCGACGGCCGGCGGCGACGAATAGCCTTCGCCGTCTACTCGCGGGCGTCCTCGATCACCGCGCGGAACCGCTCGGCGCGCTCGGTGATGGCGTCGAAGTCGCCGGCGTCGACGAGGTCGCGGTCGACGAGCGCGGACCCGGCGCCGACGCAGACGGCGCCCGCCTCGATGTACTCGCCGGCGTTGTCGGCGGAGACGCCGCCGGTGGGCATGATCTCCAGCTGCCCGAGCGGGCCCTTCATCGCGGCGACGTGGTCGGGGCCGACGGTCTTGGCGGGGAACACCTTCACCATCTCGGCGCCGGCCTCGGACGCCTCGACGGCCTCCGTCGGCGTCATCACGCCCGGCGCGCACAACACGCCGTAGCGGTTGCACGTCTCGACGACGCCCTCGTCGAAGGAGGGGGAGACGACGAACTCCGCGCCGGCGGCGACGGCCGCGCGGGCGGTCTCGCTGTCGAGGACGGTGCCCGCGCCGACGAGCGCGTCGTCGCCCAGTTCCGCCGAGAGCGTGGCGATCATGTCGGTCGCGCCGGCGGTGTCGGCGGTGACCTCCAGGGCGGTGACGCCGCCGGCGACGAGCGCCTCGGCGGTGTCGACGACGGTTTCCGGCTCCGCGCCGCGCAGCACCGCGACGACCCCCGACTCCCGCATCGTTGTGAACGCGTCCGTGGAACTCATACGCGAGTGAACTTCGCGGCGGAGAATAAAGCCGGGGGTTGCGGGACCGAGCCCCGAACGAGGTGACCGTCCGCCGCGAGGGCGAGGTCGGCGAGCCTGCCGTCGAGGTCGAACTGGCCGAGCGCCCGGGAACCGAGAGAAGCGTGCCTGTCGGGTAGTCGGACGCGACCCATCGCCCTCGCCGAGTCGGTCGACCGGCCGTCGCCGCGTCGGATGCAGGTCCTGTCCTCACGACAATTCCTTTATCCCTCGGGGAACTCGTCGGAGCGTGAGTCGAGACGAGCACCCGTCGCGCCGCACGTTCGAGCTGTTGTCCGACGAGATCAGGTTGCGTATCATCACGGCGCTCGGCGACGCCAGCGGCGAGGACGGGTACGCGTCGCTCGCGTTCACCGACCTGCGGGAGCGGACTGGCGTCGAGGACAGCGGGAAGTTTACCTACCATCTCAAGCAGTTGCTCGGCGAGTTCGTCGAGGAGACCGAAACCGGGTACAGCCTGACGCTCGCGGGGATCCGGGCGTATCAGGCCGTCATCGCCCATCAGTCGGAGGGCGGCGTCGCCGTCGAACCGTTCGACGTCCCGGGTGAGTGCCGGACCTGCGGCGGCGACCGCAGGGCGTGGTACGAGGAGGGCCGGGGGCACGTCGGCTGTGCGGACTGCGGCGAGATCCAGTTCCGCTACCCGGTCGACGCGCGACACGTCGACCCCGCGGATCCGGAGTCGCTGCTCGACGCGATGCACGAGCGGGCCCTCCGCGACTACGGCTCCATGCTCCGTGGCATCTGCCCGTACTGCGGCGGGACCGCCGTATCCGACCTCCGGTTCGAGGCCGACCACTGGGAGGAGACCGGGATGATCGACGACGACGCGCTCGTCCACGTCGTCTGCGAGGCGTGTTCGTGGTTCGTCTACGCGAATCTCGCGGCCGCGCTGCGCATCGAGGAGCCGGTGCAGGCGTTCTTCGCGGCCCGCGGGGTCGACATCTGGTCGGAGT
This genomic stretch from Halobaculum roseum harbors:
- a CDS encoding bifunctional 4-hydroxy-2-oxoglutarate aldolase/2-dehydro-3-deoxy-phosphogluconate aldolase yields the protein MSSTDAFTTMRESGVVAVLRGAEPETVVDTAEALVAGGVTALEVTADTAGATDMIATLSAELGDDALVGAGTVLDSETARAAVAAGAEFVVSPSFDEGVVETCNRYGVLCAPGVMTPTEAVEASEAGAEMVKVFPAKTVGPDHVAAMKGPLGQLEIMPTGGVSADNAGEYIEAGAVCVGAGSALVDRDLVDAGDFDAITERAERFRAVIEDARE
- a CDS encoding winged helix-turn-helix domain-containing protein encodes the protein MSRDEHPSRRTFELLSDEIRLRIITALGDASGEDGYASLAFTDLRERTGVEDSGKFTYHLKQLLGEFVEETETGYSLTLAGIRAYQAVIAHQSEGGVAVEPFDVPGECRTCGGDRRAWYEEGRGHVGCADCGEIQFRYPVDARHVDPADPESLLDAMHERALRDYGSMLRGICPYCGGTAVSDLRFEADHWEETGMIDDDALVHVVCEACSWFVYANLAAALRIEEPVQAFFAARGVDIWSEYLWTDRIDWAVDSVDSDPIRVRGHFAYDGDHLSIVVDGDARIVEARTIESVGS
- a CDS encoding VOC family protein: MGAPDGIVFVRTANRERVVDWYREVVDADVWLEQPGCTILERGGFRFGFCDAGGDADAATETEGILTFVYPDRDGVDRMHDRVGDAAREEPHVNERYDIYQFFADDPDGRTVEFQTFLHDLPE